From the genome of Streptacidiphilus sp. PB12-B1b:
GAAGCTGAAAGGAATGGGTTATGGCCGTTGACGTCCCGGATGGGTCCTCAACTCCGTTAGCGCACGAGCTTGTCTGGGACCGTGGGGCGAGGTGCTGGCGGCTCAGAGTCGGTGGCGCCCTGGCCGTGGGTGATGACGGCCGCCCGTTGGGCTGGCTCCGATTCTCGGACGCCTTCGACGCCAAGTCGAGCAGCGAGAAAAGCACACCGTGCCAGGAGTGGGGGTGGCCATGAGCACGGAGCGCCCGACACCACTGGTCGGCGACTGGGTGGTGGATACGCGTACGGAGCGGACGGCCGTGGTGATAGACGTGTGCGCCGGGCGGCTGTACCTGCGCAGGCCGGGCGGCGGGTGGAGTGGGAGGCGCTGCCCGTGCATGTCCGCCCGGCCGCCCGGCACGAGGAGTTGTCGGCCCGGGTCGCCGAGGCCAACCTCCGCAGTCGCCTCGGGGGTGCGCAGTGACGCCGGCCTCCTGGTTCAACCTGCGTGCACTGCAGGTGTGGTGGCGTTGGCTGCGCACGGTGGTCCGCGTGCGCGCGGTTCAGTGGGCGGCGCTGGTCTCGCCTCGGCGGCGGCCGATGGCACGCCAGCTCCGGGCGCCCTCGCGCCGCGACTTCGTGGCGGCCGCGCGCCGCGCCGAGGCGGGCAGGGCGGCGTGGCGGCAGGCGCAGCCTCGCGGCGGCCGTGAACTGCTCCTGCTGCGGCGCATCTTCGCCGAGGAGCCGCACGGCCAGGAGCCTTACGGCCAGGAAGTGGGGCGCCGGTGACCGGGGCAGGCAGGACGGCGGGGCGGCGGGGCCGTTCGGGCAGTTGCTACGACGACGACTGTCCCGAGCTGCATGCGCTGTGCTCGGGGCACTTCAGCAGCCGCGAGGGCCCGAACTGCAGCCCGGAGCAGCGCAGGTGTCGTTGTCCGTGCCACACGCCGCAGGGTGCGCACCTGAGGGGGAGCTGACGGGTCCGGCCTGCTGCCGGCGGGCTGTCCCGGCTTGCGCGGGGCGGCCGCCCGGCCGAGGCCGGACGCGACCGGTACGCCTGATGGCGGGTGCGCCGGTGGCGGGGGTACCGGCGCGCAGCGGGCGCAGGGGCCGGGACGGTGACGGGACGGGGAGTGCCGGGGGCCCGGTGGGCGGCGCGGGGTGGGGAAAAGGGGTCGCCGGGGGCGGGGGCTGATCTACGGTGCCGTTCATGCTGGATCGTGGGCAGGTGGAGGAGTTCGTGGAGCGCGGCTTCGTGGTGGTGCCGCGGGCGGTGCCGCGGGAGCTGCTGGGCGCCGCGTGGCGGGCGGTGGAGGAGCTGCTGCGGGGCGCGCCGCCGGGGCCGGAGGTACGCGGGCCGCACTTCTTCTTCCCCGAGACCGGCCAGTCTCCTGCCCTGGCCGGGTTGTTGACGGGCAGTGCGGCGTTCGCGGCGGCCGAGTCGCTCACCGGGGCGGGGTCGCTGGAGGTGCCGTGGCAGGCGCAGGTGGCGTTGAACATACCGCCGTTCCCGACCGTGCCCGGCTGGCACCACATCGACGGGTTCCCGCCGGAGGCGGACGGGCGGCCGGGCACGTTCACGCTGCTCGCCGGTGTGCTGATGACCGATCAGGTCGATCAGGACGCAGGGGGGTTGTGGGTGTGGCCGGGCAGTCACCTGGCCCACGCGCGGTACTTCCGCGAGCACGGGCCGGACGCGTTCTTCACCGCGGGCGGCTACCCGCCGATCCGGCCCTCCCCATCGGAGCAGGTCCGCGGCAGGGCGGGGGACCTGGTGCTGGCGCACTACCTGCTGGGCCACAACATCGGGGCCAACACCTCGCAGGCGACGCGGTGCGCGGTGTACTTCCGGCTCAAGCGGCACGGTCACGACGCCCGGTGGCGCGCGTTCCTGCAGGACCCCTGGCTGGACTACGACGCGGTCCGCGACGTCACGGACTGACCGACCCCGCACCGACCCGGCGCCCGTGCGGGAACGCTCGCCGTGAGGGGACAGTCGCCGTGCGGGGACAGTCGCCGTACGGGACAGTCCCCGTGAGGGGACGGTCGCCGTGAGGGGACGGTCGCCGTGAGGGGACGGTCGCCGTGCGGGCCGGTCGCCGTGCGGGACGGTCGCCGTGCGGGACGGTCGCCGTGCGGGCCGGTCGCCGTGCGGGACGGTCGCCGTGCGGGCTGGTCGCCGTGTGGGCCGGTCCCGGCGCGGGGCCGGTCGCTGTGCGGGGCCGCTTGGCCGAGGCCACCCCGCCGACACCCGGCGCATCCAGGCAGCCCTGGACGCCTGCACCCGTGGCGGCCCGGCCACCGTGGCCGTGGAGCCGGCCGCCGCCGGCGCCGCCCGCACCGTCTTCCTGACCGGCCCGCCGGCCGTGCACCGCGGCGAGGTGCTGCTGCTGGCCGCCGACGTCACCCTGTACGGCTCGCGCAACCCGGCCGACCACCAGATCCACGGCACGTCCGCCTGCGGGACGCTGTCCGGCCCCGACGACGGCTGCTCCCCGCTGATCACCGTCCTGGGCGCGTGGAGTCGCTGCGTTCGCCCACCGGCGGCCAGGGCCGCATCGACGGCTGCGGCGACCTGACCATGCTGGGCTCCCCCACCACCTGGTGGGGCCTGGCCGCCAGGGCGCAGACCACCGGCGAGCAGCAGAACAACCCGCGGCTGATCCAGGCCGACGACAGCGACGACTTCACCCTCTACGACATCGACCTGCTCAACGCCGCCAACTTCCTTGTGGTCTACAACGGCGGCACCGGCTTCACCGCCTGGGGCGTGCGCATCAAGACCCCCGACACCGCCCGCAACACCGACGGCATCGACCCGGCCGGCGCCAAGGACGTCACCATCGCCGACTCCTCCATCCAGGACGGCGACGACGGCATCGCCGTCAAGGGCGGCTCCCGGCCCAGCAGCGACATCACCGTCAAGGACGACCACTTCTAGGCACCCACGGGATCTCCATCGGCTCGCAGACCTACAGCGGGGTGAGCAACGTCCTGGTCCAGGACAACACCGTCACCGGCACCGACAGCTCCGGCACGGCCAGCGCCAGCAGCACCGACCTGCGCATCAAGTCCTCACCGGCCGGCGGCGGCCGGGTGTCGGCCGTCGGCTACCTGGACAACTGCGCGAGCGCGGTGCGCGCACCGCTGGACTTCGACACCCACTACTCCAACGGCACCGGCCCCTACACCCCGGACTTCACCGGCATCGTCGTCAACGGACTCGGCGTGACGTCCTCGCCGGACAGCGCCCAGTCCACGCTGGTGGGCTTGAGCGCGCGCCACCCGCTGGGCCTGGCCCTGGAGAACATCAGCACGGACACCACCAGGGCCACCTCCCGGTACGCCGACATCACCCTCGACGACAGCGGCCTGAAGCCGTCCGGGACCGGGGCGAGCACCAACAGCACCACCGCCCCCGGCGCGGTCCCCCACTGCAGCTCCCCGCCCTACCCCGCCCTGCGAACACCCCTCCGAACGGCCCTCACCCGGCCGACCGGCACGCCCCCCCGACCCCGCCTGCCCCGCCCCGACCCCACCTGCCCCGGCCCGGCCCGGCCCCGCCTCGCCCCGGCGCGGCAGGGCCGGGCCGGGACGGGCCGGGACGGGGCGGACGCGTCCGGGCACCCCTCCCCTTTTCAAAGGCCCCGCTCTCATGGTGAGAGTGGACTTGCATAAACTGATGCGAACGGCCTATATTCATGAGAGCAAGCTCTTATGAAGGGAATCGCTCATCATGACTGCCCCGACCTCCACCGGCACCACCCGCACCCTCGACCTGCCCAACGGCCTGTCCCTGACCGTCCAGGAGGACGGCGCCGACTCCCGGGGCAGCGGCGTGCTGCTGCTGCACGGCGGCGCCGGGCCCCGCTCGGTGGCGGGGCTGGCCGCCGCGCTGTCCGAGCACGTGTACGCGCTGACCCCGACCCACCCCGGCTTCCAGGGCACGCCCCGGCCCCCGTGGTGCGACACCGTCGCCGACCTGGCCGTCGCCTACCTGGACCTGCTGGACGCGCTCGACCTGACCGGGGTCATGGTGGTCGGCAGCTCCATCGGCGGCTGGATCGCGGCCGAGATGGCCCTGCGCGACACCCGCGGGCGCATCGGCGCGCTGACCCTGCTCAACGCGGTGGGCATCCACACCGAGGCCGCGGAGGAGCCGGTCGTGGACGTGCGCACCCTGACACCCGCCCAGATCAGCCGACTGTCCTTCGCCGACCCGGCGCTGCGCCCGGACTTCGCCTCCTTCAGCGACGCCCAGCGGGCCGCGACGGGCGCCAACCAGGCGGCGCTGGCGACCTACGCGGGCGCGGGGTTCAGCCACGACCCGAAACTGCGCGGGCGCCTGCACCGGGTCACCGTGCCGGTACTGGTCGCCTGGGGCGAGCAGGACGGCATCGCCGGCCCGGCCTACGGCCGCGCGTACGCCGACGCCTTCCCCCACGGCCGCTTCGTGCCGGTGCCCGGGGCCGGACACTTCCCCCACATCGAACAGCCCGGACCCACCCTGGGCGCGATCGGCACCTTCGTGGACACCGCGGTCAAACCGAACCACGCCGCCTGACCACCCACCACCCGCCGCACCGCGCCCGCCGCGCCCGCCGCGCCGCGCGCCGGGGCCCCCAGGGGCGCGGACACGCGACGCGGACGGCAGGGCCGGACGGCGCGCGAAGCGGGGACGCCATGCCCGGGCGGGGACGGACGGCGCGCCCGGGCGGGACGGCGCGCCCGGGCGGGACGGCGGCGGGCGGGGACGGCGTGCGGCGGGCCGGGCGCAGCGGTGGGACGGGTCCGTCAGGCGTGGCCGTCAGGTACAGCCGTCAGGCGTGGCCGTCAGGTACAGCCGTCAGGCGGGGCCGTCAGGTACAGCCGTCAGGCGTGGTCGTCAGGCGTGGCCGTCAGGTACAGCCGCCAGGCGTGGCCGTCAGGTACAGCCGTCAGGCGTGGTCGTCAGGCGTGGTCGTCAGGTACAGCCGCCAGGCGTGGCCGTCAGGTACAGCCGTCAGGTACAGCCGCCAGGCGTGGCCGTCAGGTACAGCCGCCAGGCGTGGCCGTCAGGTACAGCCGTCAGGTACAGCCGTCAGGTACAGCCGTCAGGTACAGCCGCCAGGCGTGGCCGTCAGGTACAGCCGTCAGGTACAGCCGCCAGGCGTGGCCGTCAGGTACAGCCGTCAGGTACAGCCGCCAGGCGTGGCCGTCAGGTACAGCCGTCAGGTACAGCCGCCAGGCGTGGCCGTCAGGTACAGCCGTCAGGTACAGCCGCCAGGCGTGGCCGTCAGGTACAGCCGTCAGGTACAGCCGCCAGGCGTGGCCGTCAGGTACAGCCGTCGGGTACAGCCGCCAGGCGTGGCCGGTGGCGGGGCCGTCAGGCGCAGCCGTCGGGTACAGCCGTCAGGTACAGCCGCCAGGCGTGGCCGTCAGGTACAGCCGTCAGGTACAGCCGCCAGGCGTGGCCGTCAGGTACAGCCGTCGGGTACAGCCGTCAGGCGTGGTCGGTGGCGGGGCCGTCAGGCGCAGTCGTCGGGTACAGCCGCCAGGCGTGGCCGTCAGGCGCAGCCGCCAGGCGCAGCCGCCAGGCGCAGCCGCCAGGCGTGGCCGTCGGGTGCAGCCGTCGGGTGCAGCCGTCAGGCGTGGTCGGTGGCGGGGGTGGTGGCGTAGCGGCTCATCACCTCGGCGGTGGTCTGCGCGGTCAGCTCGCGGCCCTCGTTCAGGGTCTGGCGCAGGTCGCGGAAGTACTGGACGTACAGGTCGGGGGTGAAGGTGTTGAGCAGCACGGCGGGCTGGTCGCCGGGGTTGGCGAAGGTGTGCGGGACGCCGGGCGGGACCATGACCAGGGTGCCGGCGGGGGCGTCGTGGTCGGTGTCCCCGACGGTGAACCTGGCGGTGCCGGAGACGACGTAGAAGCCCTCGTCGTGCTGGGCGTGGCGGTGCTGGGGCGGGCCGCTGGTGTGCGGGGCCAGGGTGATCTCGCCCACGCCCAGGCGGTGGGCGGTGGTGCTGCCGTCCTCCAGGATGCGCATGCGGGTGGTGCCCAGGTCGATCACCTCGCCGCCCTGCGGGGGGACGATCGAGACCTCGTTCATGACCGACTCCTTTGTGAGAGTATACTCTCACGACTGTAGGGTGCTTGCGTCGTACCATGCAAGCCGGCTCCCGTCGCGGGAGCGCGATCACCCAACCGAGTGCGAACGGGAGGCGGACCCATGCCGTCGCAGACCACAGCCGGCCGTGCCAACCAGAAGCTGCGCACGCGCACCGCGATCGTGCAGGCCGCGGCCGAGCTGGGCCGCACCGGGGGCGAGGTGACCATGCCCGAGGTCGCCCGGGCGGCACTGGTCTCCGAGGCCACCGCCTACCGCTACTTCCCCGACCTGGCCAGCCTGCTGCAGGAGTCCATCGCCGGGCAGCTGCCCACCCCGGACCAGGCGCTGGCGCCGGTGGCCGACAGCCGGGACCCGGTGGAGCGGGTCGCGGCGGCCACCGAGTTCCTGCTGCGCCACGTGCAGGCCCGCCAGGGCGTGGTCCGCGCGATGATCGCCTCCACCGTCACCCGGCCCGCCGAGTCCGCCGCCCGGCCCGGCCTGCGCTTCGGCCTGATCGACCACGCACTGTCCCCCCTGGACGCCACCCTGGGCACCACCGACCCGGCCGCCCTGACCCAGCTCAAGCGGGACCTGGCGGTCGTGGTCAGCGCCGAGGCCCTGTTCAACCTGACCGACCTGCACGGACTGGACCCCCAGACCGCCATCGCCAGCGTCGTGCACACCGCCACCACCCTCACCCGCGCCGCCCTGCACCACGTCGGCCCCGCCCACCCCTGAACCACCCCCACCCCCAAGCCGACCGACGCACCGTCACCGGGTGCCGCCGCGCGGGCACCCGCGCCCGCGGGCACGGCGCCCTCACGCGTCGGCGGCGGCCGGGAGGGTCGGGGCTTTGCGCCAGTCCCCGGCGGGGCGCCGGGACACGGCGCGCACGACCGAACGGCCCGGGGCACTCAGGCCGTGGTCGTTGCACAGGCAGCAGCGCAGGGAGTCGAGCAGGGCGACCAGCACACGCGAGACGAAGAGCAGGTCCCCCATCCGGTACTCGAAGGCGAAGACGCCCACCGGCCCCCCAGAACCGAGCGGACGCCGGCGAGCGCACCCCGGTCGAACTCCCCGAGCACGCCCGCCTCCCCGCGACCTGCACCGCGCCGCCCCGGCCGGACCCGACCGAGAACCCGCCCCGGTGGATCCCGGACCTCGCCACCGCCCCAGGGCCGACGCACGCCGCCACAGGAACGCGAGGTCGTACCCCTCGGACAGGACGAGCACCACTCCCTGCATCCCGCCCCCTCGGCCCCGCCCCGCCCCGCCCGGCCGCCCCCGGCCGCCCCCGGCCGCCCCAGGCCGCCCCAGGCCGCCCCAGGCCGCCCCAGGCCGGGACTGTACCGGATCCCGGCGCCCGGGCCCCGCGCACCGCCGTTCAGGCGGTGGTGCGCGGACGGCGGGCGGGACGGGCGGGACGCGGGGCGCGCGGGGCGCGGCCGGGCCCGGCGCGGTGGCGGGCGTAGCCGGTGGTGGAACCGCTGGCCGAGGGGGACGGAGAGGCCGAGGGATCGGCGGACTGCGCGGGGTCGGGATCGGTGAACGGGGTCTGGTCCAAGGGCTCCCGGGGCAGTCCGGCCATCGCCCCGGTCATGGCCTGCGCCCAGATCGGCCCGGCCATGGAGTAGCCGTAGGCGACGGGGAAGTACGTCGGACCCAGGGTGACGCCGTCCAGGGAGCCCAGCGGCGCGGTGGTGTCGCTGACCACGGTGGAGGCGGCGATCTGCCTGGTGTAGCCGGTGAACCACACCTGCAGGCTGTTGTTGGTCGTACCGGTCTTGCCCGCGTCCTGCCAGCCGATGTCGCCGATGCTCGAGGCGGTGCCGCCGTCCGCGACCACGCTCGCCAGCAGGGTGTTGACCGATTCGGCGGTGGTGGGCGACATCACCTGGCTGCACTGCGGCCTGGGAGTGCTCAGAACACGGCCGGCGCTGTCGGCGACCGAGGTGATCGCCATCGGCTGACAGTACAGGCCGTCCGCGGCGAAGGCGGCGTACACCCCGGCGATCTGCAGCGGGGTGTAGGAGTTGACACCCAGCGTCAGCGACTGCACCTGCTGCAGCGGATAGAGCCGGTCGGGATGGCCCGGATCCAGGGCGGCCTGGTAGCCCAGGCCCAGCTTCTGGGCCATGCGCACGACGTTGCACAGGCCCGCCTTGGCCTCCAACGGAACGAAATAGGTGTTGACCGACATCGCCATGGCCGTCTTCATGTTGAACTCGCCCTGCAGATCGGGACTGTCGTTCCGGTCCCCCGGGGTCTGCGGATGGACCGCGCCCGTGCAGTCCGTCATCTGCGGATAGTCCGCCTGGTAGGGCGCGTCCAGGGTGTACGACATCGGAATGCCCTGCTCCAGAGCGGCGGCCGCGGTCACCGCCTTGAACGTGGAACCGGTGGGAAACCCGCTGCCGCCGCCCATCAGCCGATCGGTGTTGTAGTTCAGGTCCGTCTGACCGCTCCCGTTGCCGTAAGGCCGGCTCTGGGCCATCGCCAGGATCCTGCCCGTACCCGGCTGGACCAGGGTGACAGCAGCGGCAGCACGGTCCCCGGGATAGGCATGCCCGCCCACCGAAACGTCGGCCGCCTGCTCGCTGCGGGGATCCAGCGTGGTACGGATCTGCAGACCACCACGGTTCCACAACGCCTGACGCGCGGCCACCGTCGGCCCGAACCGCGGATCCCGCAGGATCAGGTGCTCGACATAGTCGCAGAAAAACGCCTCACCCCGCCGGGCCGTGATACAACCCTCCCGCGGCGCACTGGCCCTCAACCCCAGGCCCGAAGCCTGGTAGGCGGCGGCCTGCGCCCGGGTGATGGTCCCGTAGCCCGCCATCGCCGCCAGCACCTGGTTGCGCCGCTGCAACGCCAGACCGGGACTGTCGAGCGGATCATAGACCGAGGGCGACTGCACCAAACCCGCCAACAACGCCGCCTGAGGCGCCGTCAACTGCCACGCATGGACGCTGAAGTACCGCTCCGCAGCCGCCTCCACCCCGTAGGCCTGCTCACCGAAGAAAGTGATGTTCAGGTAATCCGCCAGGATCTGGTCCTTGCTCAAACTCTCCTCGAGCCTGATGGCATAACGCAACTCCTTGATCTTGCGCCCCGTGGTCTGCCGCTGGGCCTGCAACACCCTGGCCTGATCATCCCCCGCCTCCTCCACGAACACATTCTTCACATACTGCTGCGTCAACGTCGACCCGCCCTGACTGACCGACCCCGCCCCCGCGTTCGTGGTCAACGCACGCAGAGCGCCCCGCAGGTCCACGGCACCGTGCCGGTAGAACCGATGGTCCTCGATATCGACCAACGCCTCACGCATGACCGGAGCCACCCGCCCCAACGGCACCACCGTACGGTCACGCGAATACACCGAAGCAATCACCCCGCCAGAAGCGTCGTAAACCCGCGAAGCCTGCGCCAGCACCGGAGCCACCAGATCATCGGGCAGCCGATCAAAATCCTCCGCCGCCCACTTCGCACTCAACCCCACCACACCCACCAACGGAGCACACACCCCAGCCACCAGACCACCCGCCAACACACCCACACCCAACAGACGCACACCAAGCCCCACCCTACGAAAAACCCCCGAAGACCTCATTGCCATGAAAAAACCATACGCGGAGACATAACCAAAACACCGGCATTCACCCATCGAATACCGACGCCGTGGCGCACCACCCCACACCCC
Proteins encoded in this window:
- a CDS encoding phytanoyl-CoA dioxygenase family protein, coding for MLDRGQVEEFVERGFVVVPRAVPRELLGAAWRAVEELLRGAPPGPEVRGPHFFFPETGQSPALAGLLTGSAAFAAAESLTGAGSLEVPWQAQVALNIPPFPTVPGWHHIDGFPPEADGRPGTFTLLAGVLMTDQVDQDAGGLWVWPGSHLAHARYFREHGPDAFFTAGGYPPIRPSPSEQVRGRAGDLVLAHYLLGHNIGANTSQATRCAVYFRLKRHGHDARWRAFLQDPWLDYDAVRDVTD
- a CDS encoding glycosyl hydrolase family 28 protein gives rise to the protein MESLRSPTGGQGRIDGCGDLTMLGSPTTWWGLAARAQTTGEQQNNPRLIQADDSDDFTLYDIDLLNAANFLVVYNGGTGFTAWGVRIKTPDTARNTDGIDPAGAKDVTIADSSIQDGDDGIAVKGGSRPSSDITVKDDHF
- a CDS encoding glycosyl hydrolase family 28 protein, with the translated sequence MSIGSQTYSGVSNVLVQDNTVTGTDSSGTASASSTDLRIKSSPAGGGRVSAVGYLDNCASAVRAPLDFDTHYSNGTGPYTPDFTGIVVNGLGVTSSPDSAQSTLVGLSARHPLGLALENISTDTTRATSRYADITLDDSGLKPSGTGASTNSTTAPGAVPHCSSPPYPALRTPLRTALTRPTGTPPRPRLPRPDPTCPGPARPRLAPARQGRAGTGRDGADASGHPSPFQRPRSHGESGLA
- a CDS encoding alpha/beta fold hydrolase; its protein translation is MTAPTSTGTTRTLDLPNGLSLTVQEDGADSRGSGVLLLHGGAGPRSVAGLAAALSEHVYALTPTHPGFQGTPRPPWCDTVADLAVAYLDLLDALDLTGVMVVGSSIGGWIAAEMALRDTRGRIGALTLLNAVGIHTEAAEEPVVDVRTLTPAQISRLSFADPALRPDFASFSDAQRAATGANQAALATYAGAGFSHDPKLRGRLHRVTVPVLVAWGEQDGIAGPAYGRAYADAFPHGRFVPVPGAGHFPHIEQPGPTLGAIGTFVDTAVKPNHAA
- a CDS encoding cupin domain-containing protein, with translation MNEVSIVPPQGGEVIDLGTTRMRILEDGSTTAHRLGVGEITLAPHTSGPPQHRHAQHDEGFYVVSGTARFTVGDTDHDAPAGTLVMVPPGVPHTFANPGDQPAVLLNTFTPDLYVQYFRDLRQTLNEGRELTAQTTAEVMSRYATTPATDHA
- a CDS encoding TetR/AcrR family transcriptional regulator yields the protein MPSQTTAGRANQKLRTRTAIVQAAAELGRTGGEVTMPEVARAALVSEATAYRYFPDLASLLQESIAGQLPTPDQALAPVADSRDPVERVAAATEFLLRHVQARQGVVRAMIASTVTRPAESAARPGLRFGLIDHALSPLDATLGTTDPAALTQLKRDLAVVVSAEALFNLTDLHGLDPQTAIASVVHTATTLTRAALHHVGPAHP
- a CDS encoding transglycosylase domain-containing protein, which encodes MGVVGLSAKWAAEDFDRLPDDLVAPVLAQASRVYDASGGVIASVYSRDRTVVPLGRVAPVMREALVDIEDHRFYRHGAVDLRGALRALTTNAGAGSVSQGGSTLTQQYVKNVFVEEAGDDQARVLQAQRQTTGRKIKELRYAIRLEESLSKDQILADYLNITFFGEQAYGVEAAAERYFSVHAWQLTAPQAALLAGLVQSPSVYDPLDSPGLALQRRNQVLAAMAGYGTITRAQAAAYQASGLGLRASAPREGCITARRGEAFFCDYVEHLILRDPRFGPTVAARQALWNRGGLQIRTTLDPRSEQAADVSVGGHAYPGDRAAAAVTLVQPGTGRILAMAQSRPYGNGSGQTDLNYNTDRLMGGGSGFPTGSTFKAVTAAAALEQGIPMSYTLDAPYQADYPQMTDCTGAVHPQTPGDRNDSPDLQGEFNMKTAMAMSVNTYFVPLEAKAGLCNVVRMAQKLGLGYQAALDPGHPDRLYPLQQVQSLTLGVNSYTPLQIAGVYAAFAADGLYCQPMAITSVADSAGRVLSTPRPQCSQVMSPTTAESVNTLLASVVADGGTASSIGDIGWQDAGKTGTTNNSLQVWFTGYTRQIAASTVVSDTTAPLGSLDGVTLGPTYFPVAYGYSMAGPIWAQAMTGAMAGLPREPLDQTPFTDPDPAQSADPSASPSPSASGSTTGYARHRAGPGRAPRAPRPARPARRPRTTA